One window of Hoplias malabaricus isolate fHopMal1 chromosome 16, fHopMal1.hap1, whole genome shotgun sequence genomic DNA carries:
- the ankrd24 gene encoding ankyrin repeat domain-containing protein 24 — MKTLKAKFKKTESQDWSKSDERLLQAVEQDEPEKVAALLLKKGLCPSKLDTEGKSAFHLCASRGHMDCLEVILSHGVDVNLMDGTGFNALHLAAKNGHSECLKRLLQERMPVDSTDSFGRTSLHHAAVSGCLSCTEVLWDFKANLDVQDGDGATPLILGAQMSRVELCAFLLDRGANPNIQDNQGRSALMLACESHSLETLEVLLKGGADPQLKDALGHDTTHYSVAAGNRHIAQLFQPGGGDTAAEGTCEEQPPAPPPLPGGNTPRKRKAPPPPKSPRQGTPLSPGTPSPGPTNSPAPETSAPPSPAPRTQHSSTDNLAEDEEVFEEIRKLRLERGRLLQKIKTLEQQQSSTAAALEELSSLRQRLREAEAERDGLQMALEKLRASQLAAVDSEDTDDPDEMLDFPAERLLSKRSRGMEAESEPDTETRSESLKQLRMQVEELTAQNADLLLKVQMLEMFEKDDTDIQSPGPDFVPVAQYDSLRREFEELQEKYSRAQAATEDSSIAEEDAGSEEKREEEALGREEEDKGEKLKSLEEQLGRAHSELEELREQVQFGVYSVEAAGLATGAHSEAQGDWPESDTQQLTRRVQELEAELTSRKAESSEGDTDTIQQLRQRVEELEASRQEKEKVKEDSEIIQRLKKRVSELESALEQCTGAGPEGAEAVVVNGLRARVAELEAELRESVPQEQLDEVRVTLGLQLEQLAQERAEAASRLNQALLELERLRPPPQNDEDEEDEEDDEEERSEGSEPSIASERSLRLLPGSRTLAAVQEELEVARQEAAQALDCLVAEREGRAHDALQMKDAVPLTKHQGALSAVAQQLAQTEKELQTERALREHVQAEVTRLESELQGTISKEEHEKIKAELQKSMEESHSAAAAAQDALSEKEAELKELRSQKALEQGLVSKEDHEAQRLSLQAEINTLTARLADLTRKHEKTCTEVFQVQREALFNKSERQVAEAQLQTVQQQLTDLQAQSTHIQQLHQDIQHSQGLIKEKDRKITELSKEVFRLKEALGALTPPLGLSPSTPSSGIPGQQLALQNRVSALTQQLQDWERKHKTVVAIYRSHLLAAVQGRMDEEVQALLLQILRMTQKSQ, encoded by the exons ATGAAGACCTTAAAAGCCAAGTTCAAGAAGACAGAG AGTCAAGACTGGAGTAAGAGTGATGAAAGGCTGCTGCAGGCTGTAGAACAGGATGAACCAGAGAAGGTGGCAGCTCTACTGTTGAAGAAAGGCCTCTGTCCATCAAAACTGGACACAGAGGGCAAGTCAGC atttcatttatgtgcatctcgAGGCCATATGGACTGTCTGGAGGTCATACTTTCCCATGGAGTGGACGTTAACCTAATGGATGGAACAG GCTTCAATGCCCTCCACCTTGCTGCCAAGAATGGACACTCTGAATGCCTTAAGAGACTGCTACAG GAGCGGATGCCTGTTGACTCAACAGACAGTTTTGGCAGGACCTCATTACACCATGCGG CTGTGAGCGGATGCCTGTCTTGCACTGAAGTCTTATGGGACTTTAAAGCTAACCTGGATGTCCAAGATGGA GATGGGGCAACTCCACTTATTCTCGGGGCTCAGATGAGTAGGGTTGAGCTGTGTGCTTTCTTACTGGACAGAGGAGCCAACCCCAACATACAGGACAACCAGGGCAG ATCAGCTCTGATGTTGGCCTGTGAGAGCCACAGTCTGGAGACGTTGGAGGTGTTGTTGAAGGGAGGAGCTGACCCTCAGCTCAAAGATGCCCTGGGTCATGATACCACACATTACAGTGTCGCTGCTGGTAACCGCCACATCGCCCAGCTGTTCCAACCTGGAGGAGGAGACACAG CTGCGGAGGGAACGTGTGAGGAG CAACCCCCTGCTCCCCCTCCCCTGCCTGGGGGAAACACACCCCGCAAGAGGAAAGCCCCCCCTCCTCCAAAGTCCCCGCGACAG GGTACACCCCTTTCCCCAGGAACACCTTCTCCCGGCCCCACTAACTCTCCAGCTCCAGAGACATCAGCCCCTCCGTCCCCAGCACCCCGGACTCAACATTCATCAACGGATAATCTT gctgaggatgaggaggtgtttGAGGAGATTCGAAAGCTCCGTTTGGAGAGAGGGCGTTTATTACAGAAGATCAAAActctggagcagcagcagaGCAGCACCGCTGCTGCATTGGAGGAG CTGAGCTCACTTAGACAGCGTCTGAgagaggcagaggcagagagGGATGGCCTGCAGATGGCACTGGAGAAGCTGAGGGCATCTCAGCTTGCTGCTGTTGACTCAGAGGACACTGATGATCCAGACGAAATGCTGGACTTCCCAG CAGAGAGGTTGTTGTCGAAGCGATCTCGAGGCATGGAAGCAGAGTCAGAGCCAGACACTGAAACTCGTTCAGAGAGCCTGAAGCAGCTCCGCATGCAGGTCGAAGAACTGACTGCACAGAACGCTGACCTGCTTCTCAAAGTGCAG ATGCTGGAGATGTTTGAGAAGGATGACACAGATATTCAGAGCCCAGGGCCAGACTTTGTGCCTGTGGCTCAGTATGATTCCCTCAGGAGGGAGTTTGAGGAGCTGCAGGAGAAATACTCCAGAGCACAAGCTGCCACTGAGGACTCCAGCATTGCAGAGGAGGACGCTGG GTCCGAGGAGAAACGTGAGGAGGAGGCTTTAGGCAGAGAAGAAGAGGATAAAGGAGAGAAGCTGAAAAGCCTGGAGGAACAGCTGGGCCGAGCTCATAGTGAGCTGGAGGAGCTGAGGGAACAGGTGCAGTTCGGGGTTTACTCAGTGGAGGCGGCAGGGTTAGCAACAGGCGCCCATTCTGAGGCTCAAGGAGACTGGCCAGAGTCAGATACCCAGCAGCTGACAAGGAGGGTACAAGAACTGGAGGCGGAGCTCACCAGCAGAAAGGCGGAGTCAAGCGAGGGTGACACTGACACGATCCAACAGCTGAGGCAGAGGGTGGAGGAACTGGAGGCATCTCGGCAGGAGaaggagaaagtgaaagaggaCAGTGAGATAATACAAAGGCTGAAAAAACGAGTGAGCGAGCTGGAGTCAGCTCTGGAGCAGTGCACGGGGGCGGGGCCTGAGGGGGCAGAGGCAGTGGTTGTGAATGGTTTACGGGCGCGTGTGGCCGAGCTGGAGGCTGAACTTAGGGAGAGTGTTCCCCAAGAGCAACTCGATGAGGTGCGGGTTACTCTGGGCCTCCAGCTGGAACAGCTTGCCCAGGAGAGGGCAGAGGCAGCCTCGCGGCTCAACCAGGCCCTGCTGGAGCTGGAGAGGCTCCGCCCTCCGCCGCaaaatgatgaagatgaggaggatgaagaagatgatgaagaggAGAGGTCTGAAGGCTCTGAGCCATCCATTGCTTCGG AGCGCTCCTTGAGGTTGTTGCCAGGCAGCCGAACATTGGCTGCAGtgcaggaggagctggaggtggCAAGGCAGGAGGCAGCTCAGGCTCTGGACTGTCTGGTTGCTGAGAGAGAAGGCCGAGCTCATGATGCTCTGCAGATGAAGGATGCTGTACCACTGACCAAACACCAGGGGGCATTGTCTGCTGTAGCCCAGCAGCTGGCGCAGACAGAGAAGGAGCTGCAGACGGAGAGGGCACTTCGTGAACATGTCCAGGCTGAAGTGACCAGGCTGGAGAGTGAGCTGCAGGGCACCATCAGCAAGGAGGAGCATGAGAAAATCAAG GCAGAGCTTCAGAAGAGTATGGAAGAGAGCCACAGTGCTGCTGCGGCAGCACAGGACGCTCTGAGTGAGAAGGAGGCAGAGCTGAAGGAGCTGAGATCACAGAAAGCTTTAGAGCAAGGCCTGGTGTCTAAAGAGGACCATGAGGCCCAGCGGCTCTCTCTGCAGGCTGAGATCAACACCCTGACTGCACGCCTGGCTGACCTCACCCGCAAACACGAGAAGACCTGCACTGAG GTGTTCCAGGTGCAGAGGGAAGCGCTGTTCAATAAGAGTGAGCGTCAGGTGGCAGAGGCGCAGCTTCAGACTGTTCAGCAGCAGCTGACTGACCTGCAAGCCCAGTCCACACACATCCAGCAGTTGCATCAGGACATCCAGCACTCCCAGGGTCTCATCAAGGAGAAGGACCGCAAG ATCACAGAACTATCTAAAGAGGTGTTCCGTCTAAAAGAGGCTTTAGGGGCTCTAACCCCTCCGCTTGGTCTTTCCCCATCAACTCCTTCCTCTGGAATACCAGGACAGCAGCTGGCACTTCAGAATCGAGTATCTGCACTGACACAGCAACTCCAG GACTGGGAgcgcaaacacaaaacagttgtGGCCATATATCGATCTCACCTCCTAGCAGCAGTACAG GGCCGGATGGATGAGGAGGTGCAGGCTCTTTTACTCCAGATTCTCCGAATGACCCAAAAGAGCCAATAA